The proteins below come from a single Miscanthus floridulus cultivar M001 chromosome 1, ASM1932011v1, whole genome shotgun sequence genomic window:
- the LOC136543548 gene encoding phosphomethylpyrimidine synthase, chloroplastic-like — protein MAALQPSFSPAMALKSSCSGLKFPKTALLPGFGGIPRLQDVQDRNAGFACFIPKAASVTDQSIAEPSKPKQSRHTVDPTAPEFLPLPSFEECFPRSTKESSEIIHEESGHVLKVPFRRVHLTGDQKHFDTYDTSGPQNISPRIGLPKIRKEWIDRREKLGSPRYTQMYYAKQGIITEEMLYCASRENLSPEFVRTEVARGRAIIPSNKRHLELEPMIVGRNFLVKVNANIGNSAVVSSIEEEVHKLQWATMWGADTVMDLSTGRHIHETREWIIRNSPVPIGTVPIYQALEKVNGIAENLSWEIFRDTLIEQAEQGVDYFTIHAGVLLRYIPLTAKRMTGIVSRGGSIHAKWCLTYHKENFAYEHWDDILDICNQYDVALSIGDGLRPGSIYDANDSAQFAELLTQGELTRRAWAKDVQVMNEGPGHIPMHKIPENMEKQLEWCNEAPFYTLGPLTTDIAPGYDHITSAIGAANIGALGTALLCYVTPKEHLGLPNRDDVKTGVISYKISAHAADLAKGHPYAQAWDDALSKARFEFRWLDQFALSLDPVTAMAFHDETLPSEGAKVAHFCSMCGPKFCSMKITEDIRKYADENGYGTVEEAVIQGMNAMSAEFLAARKTISGEQHGEAGGEIYVPENYAAQK, from the exons ATGGCTGCACTGCAACCCTCATTTTCACCAGCAATGGCTTTGAAGAGTAGCTGCAGCGGCCTGAAGTTCCCGAAAACTGCACTGTTACCTGGTTTTGGTGGCATTCCACGCCTTCAAGACGTGCAAGACAGGAACGCTGGCTTCGCTTGTTTCATCCCCAAGGCTGCTTCAGTGACTGACCAGTCAATAGCAGAGCCATCGAAACCCAAGCAAAGCAGGCACACAGTCGACCCTACAGCTCCAGAATTTCTGCCGCTCCCATCTTTTGAAGAATGCTTTCCAAGGAGTACCAAAGAATCAAG TGAAATCATCCACGAGGAATCTGGTCATGTCCTCAAGGTTCCATTCCGGAGAGTCCATTTGACTGGAGATCAGAAGCACTTTGATACATATGACACCAGTGGTCCTCAAAATATAAGCCCAAGGATTG GACTCCCAAAGATAAGGAAGGAATGGATTGATAGGAGGGAAAAGCTGGGTAGTCCTCGGTACACACAAATGTATTATGCCAAACAGGGAATCATAACAGAGGAGATGCTATACTGTGCCAGCCGTGAGAACCTTAGTCCTGAATTTGTTCGGACAGAAGTTGCCCGTGGACGAGCCATAATTCCTTCCAACAAGAGGCACCTGGAATTGGAACCCATGATAGTTGGAAGAAACTTCCTTGTAAAGGTGAATGCAAATATTGGGAATTCAGCTGTTGTGAGCTCCATTGAGGAGGAAGTTCACAAGCTCCAGTGGGCCACAATGTGGGGAGCTGATACTGTCATGGACCTTTCAACAGGGCGTCATATCCATGAGACCCGGGAATGGATTATTCGCAACTCTCCGGTTCCTATTGGGACTGTTCCTATTTACCAAGCACTTGAGAAAGTAAATGGCATTGCTGAAAACCTGAGCTGGGAGATCTTTAGGGATACCTTGATTGAACAAGCTGAGCAGGGTGTTGATTACTTCACAATCCATGCTGGTGTCCTGCTTCGTTACATTCCTCTTACAGCAAAGAGAATGACAGGCATAGTTTCACGTGGTGGCTCAATTCATGCAAAATGGTGCTTAACTTATCACAAGGAGAACTTTGCATATGAACATTGGGATGACATTCTTGACATATGCAATCAGTATGATGTGGCATTATCAATTGGTGATGGTTTGAGGCCTGGTTCCATTTATGATGCGAATGATAGTGCACAGTTTGCAGAACTGCTGACTCAAGGTGAACTAACACGTCGAGCATGGGCAAAAGATGTGCAG GTGATGAACGAAGGCCCAGGTCACATTCCAATGCATAAAATTCCTGAAAACATGGAGAAACAGCTGGAGTGGTGTAATGAAGCGCCTTTCTATACATTGGGTCCTTTGACAACTGATATTGCACCTGGTTATGATCACATCACCTCAGCCATTGGTGCTGCCAACATTGGAGCTCTTGGCACTGCGCTTCTTTGCTATGTAACACCAAAGGAGCACCTTGGGTTGCCTAATCGTGATGATGTCAAGACTGGTGTAATATCCTACAAAATTTCTGCTCATGCTGCTGATTTGGCAAAGGGTCATCCCTATGCACAAGCTTGGGATGATGCACTTAGCAAGGCAAGGTTTGAGTTTAGATGGCTTGACCAATTTGCTTTATCTCTGGATCCGGTAACTGCTATGGCTTTCCATGATGAAACATTGCCCTCTGAGGGTGCCAAAGTGGCACATTTCTGCTCAATGTGTGGGCCCAAGTTTTGTTCAATGAAAATCACGGAGGATATCAGGAAGTATGCTGATGAAAATGGTTATGGAACAGTAGAGGAAGCTGTGATACAAGGAATGAATGCTATGAGTGCTGAATTTTTGGCTGCAAGGAAAACAATTAGTGGGGAACAACATGGTGAAGCAGGAGGGGAGATCTATGTACCAGAAAACTATGCAGCTCAGAAATAA
- the LOC136472837 gene encoding probable galacturonosyltransferase-like 1 yields MTRSPLILLLLCAAVGAAAAVPRYREAPHFTNSAAAQCPPPLHPSDADAACSPHAAVHVAMTLDASYLRGTMAAVLSVLRHASCPESIHFHFIASAAGSSKATAEELRATVRASFPSLAFRVYPFADEARVAGLITTSIRGALDRPLNYARSYLASTLPPCVRRVVYLDSDVVLTDDIAALAATPLPGTETAVAAPQYCGANFTAYFTPGFWASPALSSTFAGRRACYFNTGVMVLDLARWRRAGYTAQIEEWMELQKRVRIYELGSLPPFLLVFAGRIASVDHRWNQHGLGGDNYRGLCRGLHAGAVSLLHWSGKGKPWDRLGAGRPCPLDAVWAKYDLLRPAAGIESS; encoded by the coding sequence ATGACGCGCTCTCCTCTGATCCTACTGCTCCTCTGCGCCGCCGTCGGCGCCGCGGCGGCCGTGCCGCGGTACCGCGAGGCGCCGCACTTCACCAACTCGGCGGCGGCGCAGTGCCCGCCGCCGCTGCATCCGTCGGACGCGGACGCGGCGTGCTCGCCGCACGCGGCGGTGCACGTGGCCATGACGCTGGACGCGTCGTACCTGCGCGGCACCATGGCGGCCGTGCTCTCCGTGCTGCGCCACGCGTCGTGCCCGGAGTCCATCCACTTCCACTTCATCGCCTCCGCCGCGGGGTCCTCCAAGGCGACGGCGGAGGAGCTGAGGGCCACGGTGCGCGCGTCGTTCCCGTCGCTGGCGTTCCGGGTGTACCCGTTCGCCGACGAGGCCCGCGTGGCGGGGCTCATCACCACCTCCATCCGGGGCGCGCTGGACCGCCCGCTCAACTACGCGCGGTCCTACCTGGCCTCCACGCTCCCCCCCTGCGTGCGCCGCGTCGTGTACCTCGACTCCGACGTCGTGCTCACCGACGATATCGCGGCGCTCGCCGCGACCCCGCTCCCGGGGACGGAGACGGCCGTGGCGGCGCCGCAGTACTGCGGCGCCAACTTCACCGCCTACTTCACGCCGGGGTTCTGGGCGTCCCCCGCGCTGTCCTCcaccttcgcgggccgccgcgccTGCTACTTCAACACGGGCGTCATGGTGCTGGACCTCGCGCGGTGGCGCCGCGCGGGCTACACGGCGCAGATCGAGGAGTGGATGGAGCTGCAGAAGCGGGTGCGCATCTACGAGCTGGGCTCGCTGCCGCCGTTCCTGCTCGTGTTCGCGGGGCGGATCGCGTCCGTGGACCACCGCTGGAACCAGCACGGCCTCGGCGGGGACAACTACCGCGGCCTCTGCCGCGGCCTGCACGCCGGCGCCGTCAGCCTGCTGCACTGGAGCGGCAAGGGGAAGCCCTGGGACCGCCTGGGCGCCGGAAGGCCCTGCCCGCTCGACGCCGTCTGGGCCAAGTACGACCTGCTCCGGCCGGCCGCCGGCATCGAGAGCTCGTGA